The following are encoded in a window of Castanea sativa cultivar Marrone di Chiusa Pesio chromosome 5, ASM4071231v1 genomic DNA:
- the LOC142637324 gene encoding putative inactive disease susceptibility protein LOV1 yields METSPVISIISNAYVLDLFIFLIIIGCGYIVIIFLSYLFLRWVENRYRRLRKNLNLLEAIIKDVEEVLESGRKIDEKPTQLRDSQLKPGNIVQLSDADRDWVEETKAVVHKVQGYEESYRTLTETRESQKSIYSVVRNFISTCAHQAELGSCNAEINDQIRKTRPGICKSLERSRFIVRSLQDRPIEEDNSSLYLPGPKPGVSIARKLNFLMAKNPNLVTDEQKEIDYSIKLPQQLLHAFLQDLAGIPKESETAKAWVDEAVDIISDLHNAIDSIQKTADRMRWFPYIGNWWARRQFKKSFSNIKKRLWDLFYKKVLYDFTFIRRVAQKSVDRSPKQKTQATTDDKEILNLLDKFRKQINQEQLMVASQLEELPDYFDDVNQVLIDAKAVQEGMPNSIKEWNNQMKIIVKDAMSCVSLSASQRRNRSSQKETDLWRNFSAENDLFVEALRLLSISIRVCRIELRVDTISVVGLEDDVHEMVSQLTTETEPFSTLPIVGMEGIGKTTLAKVVYNHKAIQKHFPFRYWVTLPDTVDCNKDVLLKRLGKNVLPNHRTGKEKEYSFKEVNDFLKPKRYLLVLDKVSNKEIWDTLKEAFQDCGNGSRILLITRDNSVASHADRSSTPYQLQLRTNDESWDLFTQMVRFQPEPSQPDQILSKWEKQANEVVKRCGGLPLTILSYGYLLSGKKVMIKDLTRVLDHVSAYQTPWLENFERHEKDLFLDPRLPKCYSYFAQFPRDSEIASRRLVALWVAEGLVQQKDDKQEPLESVAIAKKFLQELIRRNLVQVGERKQNGKVKTCIFPDTLRELWLRERKISDFDVYVIDSTNSRMQAYKNPRSILCFDTQEGTGEDVGTTLRNGIASGHFLQLKVLDLEQVCRPQLPDTVGKLIQLTYLGLRWTYLENIPSSIGNLVNLETLDVNHTYIRTLPSTIGKLQKLQNLYMSEICRGKIGQGRNEKFPPNLQILRGAFVDQESFGSGGYMLTPHKDSPMKHFLSGLKNLRRLELAFQLDLSQQKQLTDSFAVELKGLRTLMLKSIDEMGRPQDLHVNHLSGLVNLSSIYLFGKLKNPFIIINVTGLPQSLTELTLSASGISDDPMPELEKLSKLKSLYFYSGSYTGKTMVCSMGGFTRLEVLKFWMLHELEEWIVEEQAMRRLKKLEIRSCKNLKVSTGLKHIKTIRELKVKDMPLEFTKGINEIIPF; encoded by the coding sequence ATGGAAACTTCGCCTGTAATATCCATAATTTCTAATGCCTATGTTCTTGATTTGTTCATTTTCCTCATAATCATCGGGTGTGGGTACATTGTCATCATTTTTCttagttatttatttcttcgATGGGTGGAAAATCGTTACCGGCGTCTTAGAAAGAATCTCAATCTCTTGGAAGCTATCATAAAAGATGTAGAAGAGGTTTTGGAATCCGGGAGAAAAATAGATGAGAAACCCACTCAACTTCGGGATTCTCAACTGAAACCAGGAAACATTGTACAACTAAGTGATGCTGATAGAGATTGGGTGGAAGAAACCAAAGCCGTGGTTCACAAGGTACAGGGTTACGAGGAATCCTACCGAACACTGACTGAAACAAGAGAATCGCAGAAATCGATTTACTCTGTTGTCAGGAATTTTATAAGCACTTGCGCCCACCAGGCTGAGTTGGGTTCGTGCAACGCTGAAATAAATGATCAAATTCGTAAGACACGACCCGGAATTTGTAAATCATTAGAGCGGTCAAGGTTTATTGTTAGAAGCTTGCAGGACAGACCAATAGAGGAAGACAACTCTTCTCTTTATCTTCCGGGGCCAAAACCAGGTGTCTCTATTGCAAGGAAATTAAATTTTCTGATGGCTAAGAATCCAAACTTAGTGACTGACGAGCAAAAGGAAATAGACTACTCCATCAAGTTGCCACAGCAGCTACTGCATGCTTTCCTGCAAGATTTAGCAGGGATTCCAAAGGAAAGTGAAACGGCAAAGGCTTGGGTGGATGAAGCCGTGGATATCATCAGCGACCTGCACAATGCAATTGATAGCATACAGAAAACAGCAGATCGAATGAGATGGTTTCCGTATATTGGTAATTGGTGGGCGAGGCGTCAGTTCAAGAAGAGCTTTAGCAACATCAAGAAACGGCTCTGGGACCTCTTTTATAAAAAGGTTCTATATGATTTCACATTCATCAGAAGAGTTGCACAGAAATCTGTCGATCGCTCCCCAAAACAGAAAACTCAGGCCACAACCGATGACAAGGAAATTTTAAATCTTCTGGACAAGTTTCGCAAGCAGATCAATCAGGAACAACTCATGGTAGCTTCTCAATTAGAAGAGCTACCTGATTATTTTGATGATGTGAACCAAGTTCTCATAGATGCAAAAGCAGTCCAAGAAGGCATGCCCAATTcaataaaggaatggaataaTCAAATGAAGATCATTGTGAAAGATGCAATGAGTTGTGTCTCTTTATCAGCCTCACAAAGGAGAAACCGTAGTTCACAAAAGGAGACAGATCTTTGGCGAAACTTTTCCGCAGAAAATGACCTATTCGTGGAAGCTCTCAGACTTCTTTCCATAAGCATAAGGGTATGTCGCATTGAATTGAGGGTGGACACAATCTCGGTGGTCGGCTTGGAAGATGATGTACACGAAATGGTCTCGCAGCTAACCACTGAAACTGAGCCATTCTCCACACTTCCCATTGTGGGGATGGAAGGCATAGGTAAGACAACTCTGGCAAAGGTGGTTTATAACCATAAAGCTATTCAGAAACATTTTCCTTTCAGATATTGGGTAACTCTACCTGATACGGTGGACTGTAATAAGGATGTACTCCTAAAAAGATTAGGAAAAAATGTCCTGCCGAATCATAGGACAGGGAAGGAAAAAGAGTACTCATTCAAGGAGGTGAATGATTTCTTGAAGCCCAAAAGGTACCTTCTAGTTCTAGACAAAGTCTCTAACAAGGAAATTTGGGATACTCTAAAAGAAGCATTCCAGGATTGTGGAAATGGGAGTAGAATTTTGCTCATCACAAGAGACAATAGTGTAGCTTCACATGCTGACCGAAGCAGCACCCCATACCAACTTCAACTACGAACCAATGATGAGAGCTGGGATTTGTTTACCCAGATGGTGCGCTTTCAGCCTGAACCTTCTCAGCCTGATCAAATCTTatcaaaatgggaaaaacaggcaaatgaagttgtaaaaagATGTGGAGGCTTGCCACTTACCATCTTAAGTTATGGGTATCTATTGTCTGGGAAAAAAGTGATGATTAAGGACTTGACAAGGGTGCTGGACCATGTCAGTGCTTACCAAACACCATGGTTGGAAAACTTTGAAAGACATGAAAAAGACTTGTTTCTGGATCCACGACTACCTAAATGTTATTCTTACTTCGCACAGTTCCCAAGAGACTCTGAAATTGCTTCGAGGAGATTAGTCGCCTTGTGGGTTGCAGAAGGGTTGGTACAACAGAAGGATGATAAGCAAGAGCCTCTTGAATCTGTTGCCATTGCAAAGAAGTTTTTGCAAGAGTTGATAAGGCGTAACTTGGTTCAAGTAGGGGAAAGAAAGCAGAATGGGAAGGTCAAGACATGTATCTTCCCTGATACTCTACGAGAACTCTGGTTGCGAGAGAGAAAAATTTCGGACTTTGATGTGTATGTAATTGATTCAACGAATTCTAGAATGCAAGCCTACAAAAATCCCAGGTCCATCCTCTGCTTTGATACTCAAGAAGGAACTGGAGAAGATGTTGGTACCACCCTTCGTAACGGCATTGCAAGTGGGCATTTCTTACAATTAAAGGTACTTGATCTTGAACAAGTATGTAGACCTCAATTGCCTGACACTGTAGGGAAATTAATTCAGTTAACATATCTAGGTTTAAGGTGGACTTACCTAGAGAACATTCCATCATCAATTGGCAACTTAGTGAACCTTGAAACTTTGGATGTCAATCATACTTATATCCGCACGCTCCCCAGCACAATAGGGAAATTGCAGAAGCTTCAAAACTTGTACATGAGTGAGATTTGTCGAGGCAAAATTGGGCAAGGACGAAATGAGAAATTTCCGCCAAATCTCCAAATACTGCGGGGTGCATTTGTAGATCAGGAGTCCTTCGGGTCGGGCGGGTATATGCTCACTCCTCATAAGGACAGCCCTATGAAGCATTTCCTCAGCGGGTTGAAAAACCTTAGGAGATTGGAATTGGCGTTCCAGTTAGACTTGTCACAGCAAAAACAATTGACAGATAGTTTTGCTGTGGAACTGAAGGGCCTTCGAACATTGATGTTGAAATCAATTGATGAAATGGGCCGACCTCAAGATCTACATGTGAATCACTTGTCAGGACTCGTCAATCTCtcaagtatttatttatttggtaaaTTAAAAAATCCATTCATCATCATAAACGTCACCGGACTCCCTCAAAGCTTGACTGAACTTACCTTATCAGCCTCCGGAATTTCAGATGATCCAATGCCAGAGTTAGAGAAGCTTTCCAAGCTTAAATCCCTCTATTTCTACTCAGGTTCTTATACTGGGAAAACCATGGTTTGCTCTATGGGAGGCTTTACCAGGCTTGAAGTTCTGAAATTCTGGATGCTTCATGAATTGGAAGAATGGATTGTGGAGGAACAAGCAATGCGGAGACTCAAGAAGTTGGAGATTCGGTCCTGCAAGAATTTGAAGGTCTCCACTGGGTTGAAGCATATAAAGACTATTCGTGAATTGAAGGTAAAAGATATGCCACTGGAATTCACAAAAGGTATTAATGAAATCATCCCATTTTAA